The proteins below are encoded in one region of Hordeum vulgare subsp. vulgare chromosome 3H, MorexV3_pseudomolecules_assembly, whole genome shotgun sequence:
- the LOC123442526 gene encoding uncharacterized protein LOC123442526: MHALTRTRWFLGSGLAQAVAESVKVLKEAAKTRKVPAPEVLAALATIKKAKLDTSAFFETLGGTESPGRTWKLIFTAQGSKLEKGSYFPVTAVQRFDAEGQRIENGVYLGAAGSLSFEGRLSWKKKMLAFVFERVRVKLGPLPTLEIPFGGGDMSREPSSKDPFFLWFYVDEEIAVAQGKGGGTAFWCRCKRVEGQGRRPAFWYFGFNII, translated from the exons ATGCATGCTCTGACAAGAACAAGATGGTTTCTTGGCTCTGGTTTAGCGCAGGCCGTGGCGGAGAGTGTGAAGGTGCTCAAGGAGGCGGCCAAGACGAGGAAGGTGCCGGCCCCGGAGGTGCTGGCGGCGCTGGCcacgatcaagaaggccaagctcGACACCTCGGCCTTCTTCGAGACGCTCGGCGGGACGGAGTCCCCTGGCAGGACATGGAagctcatcttcaccgcccag GGTAGTAAGCTCGAGAAAGGCAGCTACTTCCCGGTGACCGCCGTCCAGCGCTTCGACGCCGAG GGGCAGAGGATCGAGAACGGGGTGTACCTGGGCGCGGCGGGGAGCCTGAGCTTCGAGGGGAGGCTGTCGTGGAAGAAGAAGATGCTGGCCTTCGTCTTCGAGCGGGTGCGCGTCAAGCTCGGGCCGCTGCCCACCCTGGAGATCCCCTTCGGCGGCGGCGACATGAGCAGGGAGCCGAGCAGCAAGGACCCCTTCTTCTTGTGGTTCTACGTCGACGAGGAGATCGCCGTCGCGCAGGGCAAGGGCGGCGGCACCGCATTCTGGTGCCGCTGCAAGCGCGTCGAGGGGCAAGGGCGGCGTCCCGCCTTCTGGTACTTCGGTTTCAACATAATTTAG
- the LOC123442527 gene encoding alanine--tRNA ligase, which translates to MGASWKFQCFFIFLPPSVQSSKISPSISIGPNNRIALACRPTFHPFLQCSAAPPLQVAPARAASRSPPPATSFSAGMAAPAGPTRLAYFDDMWALRAPAAVLSVHQEEGGRRAVVLDATIFHPQGGGQPADTGVIVSAARFLVEDVRVKDGVVFHYGRFEDADGEELSQGQSVSMEIDADRRKLNSRLHSAGHLLDSCMTNLGLHMEPGKGYHFPDGPFVEYKGVVPTDQLQDTKIQLEKEANELISKGAKVLVSVFPYEEAAKLCGGALPSYISEDSTPRIVKFGDCPGCPCGGTHVADITDIGNLKVTNIRVKKGVTKVSYSISP; encoded by the exons ATGGGCGCTTCCTGGAAATTTCAGTGCTTTTTCATCTTCTTACCACCATCCGTCCAATCTTCCAAGATTTCACCGTCAATCTCAATCG GACCCAACAACCGAATTGCTTTGGCTTGCAGACCGACTTTTCATCCCTTTTTACAGTGCAGCGCAGCACCACCACTGCAGGTTGCTCCCGCGCGCGCCGCCAgccgctcgccgccgccggcgaccAGCTTCTCCGCGGGGATGGCGGCTCCGGCGGGCCCCACGAGGCTGGCCTACTtcgatgacatgtgggccctccGCGCCCCCGCCGCCGTCCTCTCCGTCCATCAG GAGgagggcggccggcgggcggtggTGCTGGACGCCACGATCTTCCACCCGCAGGGCGGCGGGCAGCCGGCCGACACGGGCGTCATCGTCTCCGCCGCCAGGTTCCTCGTCGAGGACGTGCGCGTCAAGGACGGGGTG GTCTTCCACTATGGCAGATTCGAGGACGCTGATGGAGAGGAGCTCAGCCAAGGGCAGAGTGTCAGCATGGAAATCGACGCGGACCGGCGCAAGCTGAACTCCAG GCTTCACTCTGCAGGGCATTTGCTGGACAGTTGCATGACCAATCTCGGCCTTCATATGGAACCTGGGAAAGGATACCATTTTCCTGATGG GCCTTTCGTTGAGTATAAGGGAGTTGTTCCAACAGATCAGTTACAGGATACGAAAATCCAGCTGGAAAAGGAGGCGAACGAACTGATTTCGAAAGGAGCCAAG GTCTTAGTCTCTGTTTTCCCTTATGAGGAGGCAGCTAAATTATGTGGAGGTGCTCTGCCTAGCTACATCTCAGAG GATAGCACTCCCCGCATTGTGAAATTTGGTGACTGTCCTGGTTGTCCTTGTGGAGGCACTCATGTAGCTGACATCACGGACATCGGCAACCTAAAG GTCACAAATATAAGAGTCAAGAAAGGCGTGACCAAAGTCTCCTACAGCATCAGCCCGTAA
- the LOC123442528 gene encoding protein NEN4-like, producing MATATEAREELVFFDVETAAAPSPSDAEGRWWLLEFGAILVCPRRLVELSSYSTLIRPGDPSAVSGRFSGDPALSAAFRAAPAFADVADDIFALLDGRVWAGHNIRRFDCHRVREAFAAAGRAAPEPVAVVDSLNVLARGFGRRAGDLKMATLAAYFGIGKQTHRSLDDVRMNLEVLKHCAAVLMLESSLPVGVLPVADDGAVTRRRRAASSSSTTTAPPRPPATPVLKVNGRSCKRDSTGKVVTPAKGAATATTGDGRRVRRPMATVPFSMVLRHSRAIVR from the coding sequence ATGGCGACGGCGACGGAGGCCAGGGAGGAGCTGGTGTTCTTCGACGTGGAGACGGCGGCGGCGCCGTCCCCGTCCGACGCGGAGGGCCGGTGGTGGCTGCTGGAGTTCGGGGCCATCCTCGTCTGCCCGCGCCGCCTCGTCGAGCTCTCCAGCTACTCCACCCTCATCCGCCCGGGGGACCCGTCCGCCGTCTCCGGCCGCTTCTCCGGCGACCCCGCCCTCTCCGCCGCGTTCCGCGCCGCGCCGGCCTTCGCCGAcgtggccgacgacatcttcgcgCTCCTCGACGGCCGCGTCTGGGCGGGCCACAACATCCGGCGCTTCGACTGCCACCGCGTCCGGGAGGCCTTCGCGGCGGCCGGCCGCGCCGCTCCGGAGCCCGTGGCCGTCGTCGACTCGCTCAACGTGCTCGCCCGGGGGTTCGGCCGCCGCGCCGGGGACCTCAagatggccaccctggccgcctacTTCGGGATCGGCAAGCAGACGCACCGCAGCCTCGACGACGTGCGCATGAACCTCGAGGTGCTCAAGCACTGCGCCGCCGTGCTCATGCTCGAGTCCAGCCTCCCCGTCGGCGTGCTCCCCGTCGCCGACGACGGCGCAGTCACCAGGCGCCGCAGGGCCGCATCTTCCAGTTCCACCACGACGGCTCCTCCCCGTCCTCCTGCCACCCCGGTTCTCAAGGTGAACGGGAGGTCGTGCAAGAGGGACAGCACGGGGAAGGTGGTGACTCCCGCGAAGGGAGCGGCGACGGCGACCACCGGCGATGGCCGGAGAGTGCGGCGGCCGATGGCGACGGTGCCGTTCAGCATGGTCCTCCGGCACTCCCGGGCCATCGTCAGATGA